A part of Flavobacteriaceae bacterium GSB9 genomic DNA contains:
- a CDS encoding sensor histidine kinase, which produces MEYNQNKLFRIRWYYHVIFWLVYFLFNTFRWGSYFNDYVYSLKTNLLGFPIHMVLCYLNIFVLMPFLVYNKKYVLYILSVLVAIFLMVLVKFNLTYLFISQNVWPEGPELIEGLTFNYTIEMMIGELYVITFVTAIKITLDYLKEHRRVARLEKVQLETELLFLKSQISPHFFFNTLNNIYSLAVEQSKKTPRTILQLSELMRYLLYDTNVKRQSLEKEILCIQNYLDLERVRHSDSLQVNMSISGDIQDKKIAPILLLTFVENAFKHGANKNIGKVKIDINFKIKEKFLYFSITNPLPKITHHPDNLAQSSGIGLENVKKRLDLGYNKKDYKLKIYTKKNKFIVKLKIRVDGNTYQDIVMIS; this is translated from the coding sequence ATGGAGTACAATCAAAATAAACTATTTCGAATAAGGTGGTATTACCATGTAATTTTCTGGTTAGTTTACTTCCTATTTAACACATTTCGTTGGGGCAGCTACTTTAATGACTATGTATATTCCTTAAAAACTAATTTACTTGGCTTCCCAATTCACATGGTTTTATGCTACTTGAACATTTTTGTGTTAATGCCATTTTTAGTGTACAATAAAAAATATGTTCTTTATATACTATCTGTGCTTGTGGCCATCTTTTTAATGGTATTAGTCAAATTTAATTTAACTTATCTTTTTATCAGTCAAAATGTTTGGCCAGAAGGACCAGAACTTATAGAAGGCCTAACCTTTAACTATACCATTGAGATGATGATTGGCGAGTTATACGTAATCACTTTTGTTACCGCCATTAAAATAACTTTGGATTATTTAAAAGAGCACAGGAGAGTAGCTCGCCTTGAGAAGGTACAACTCGAAACAGAACTTTTATTTTTAAAAAGCCAGATTTCTCCACACTTTTTTTTCAACACCTTGAACAATATCTATTCCTTAGCGGTAGAACAATCAAAAAAAACACCTCGCACCATTCTTCAGCTATCAGAGCTAATGCGCTATTTATTGTACGACACAAATGTTAAGCGTCAAAGTTTAGAAAAAGAAATTCTTTGTATTCAAAATTACTTGGATTTAGAACGTGTTAGGCACAGTGACTCACTCCAAGTTAACATGTCCATCTCTGGAGATATTCAAGACAAAAAAATTGCCCCAATACTTTTATTGACTTTTGTTGAAAATGCTTTCAAACACGGGGCTAACAAGAACATTGGCAAGGTTAAAATAGATATTAACTTTAAGATTAAAGAAAAATTTCTTTATTTTAGCATCACAAATCCTTTGCCTAAAATCACCCATCATCCCGACAACTTAGCTCAATCTAGTGGTATTGGCTTAGAGAACGTAAAAAAACGTCTCGACCTTGGGTACAACAAGAAGGATTACAAGCTAAAAATTTATACTAAAAAAAATAAATTTATCGTTAAGCTAAAAATAAGAGTAGATGGAAACACCTACCAAGATATAGTAATGATATCTTAA
- a CDS encoding response regulator: protein MDNNVTCLIIDDEPLAINVIKNYLEQIQGFEVKTTFNNAIEGLNYLKNETVDVIFLDMNMPVLDGINFIKSLQAPPLLVITSAYDEFAIETYELDVLDYLVKPIEFPRFMKAINKIENRLNISNKQSTETIKERPFIFVKIDKKKMKKIFLDEILVIESLKDYLKINTVTGRFIVHSTLTDFTNLLPSKDFIRIHRSYTIAIDKIDALEGNSVEIEGMRYVIGRSYLEEAKKTILDASI from the coding sequence ATGGATAACAATGTAACGTGCCTAATTATAGATGACGAGCCTTTAGCAATTAATGTTATTAAAAACTACCTTGAACAAATTCAAGGTTTTGAAGTAAAAACAACTTTTAATAATGCCATTGAAGGTTTAAACTATCTTAAAAATGAAACTGTCGACGTCATATTTTTAGACATGAACATGCCTGTTTTAGATGGAATTAATTTCATAAAAAGTTTACAGGCACCGCCATTATTAGTAATCACTAGTGCTTATGATGAATTTGCTATTGAAACTTATGAATTAGATGTTTTAGATTATCTGGTAAAACCTATAGAGTTCCCTAGGTTCATGAAAGCTATCAATAAGATTGAAAATAGGCTAAATATTTCAAACAAACAATCTACCGAAACCATAAAAGAGCGTCCATTTATTTTTGTGAAGATTGACAAAAAGAAAATGAAAAAGATTTTCTTGGATGAGATTTTGGTTATTGAAAGCTTAAAAGATTATTTAAAAATCAATACGGTTACAGGGCGCTTCATTGTTCATAGTACACTTACCGATTTCACAAACTTACTGCCCTCTAAAGATTTTATACGTATACACCGGTCTTACACTATAGCCATTGATAAAATTGATGCCCTAGAAGGAAACAGTGTAGAAATAGAAGGTATGCGTTATGTGATAGGGCGCTCTTATCTAGAGGAAGCAAAGAAAACCATTTTAGATGCTTCAATCTAA
- the nagB gene encoding glucosamine-6-phosphate deaminase: MTKKELDQKGKKEISYREAGKFEDTRYEKIHNVIFDSSVEASKLVAQEIANLIQRKKELNEPCVLGLATGSSPIKVYEELVRMHQEEGLSFSNVITFNLDEYYPMDKTNIQSYHYFMHEHLFNHIDILPESINIPDGSIPSNELHQFCIDYEMKIKECGGLDFQLLGIGRTGHIGFNEPGSHLNSGTRSITLDHMTRVDAASAFLGIDNVPRKAITMGIGTIKNAKRIVLLAWGNNKAEIVQKSIEGDITSNIPATYLQEHNNTTFVLDSEAASELTRVKTPWLVTSCTWTDELKLKAVVWLSELLGKPFLKLTDKDYNDNGMSSLLTEEGTAYDLNIKMFNKLQHTITGWPGGKSNADDTYRPERATPAKKRVIIFSPHPDDDVISMGGTFDRLVEQGHEVHVAYQTSGNIAVSNEEALKFAEVSSAINSSSKEFDDIIDHLKTKTKNEIDPIEVRRLKGFIRKSESLAATRYLNVPDSNVHFLNLPFYETGTVKKGNLTEKDVSIMCNLIETIKPHQIYAAGDLADPHGTHKVCLDSLFEALKVLKDKDYMNDCWVWLYRGAWHEWETYQIEMAVPMSPDQVLKKRHAIFFHQSQKDGVMFQGDDSREFWVRAEDRNRATAKKYHNLGLADYAAIEAFKRYYFK; the protein is encoded by the coding sequence ATGACAAAAAAAGAATTAGACCAAAAGGGAAAAAAGGAAATCAGTTATAGGGAAGCTGGTAAATTTGAGGATACACGTTATGAAAAAATCCATAATGTTATTTTTGATTCATCGGTAGAGGCTTCAAAACTCGTTGCACAAGAAATAGCGAATTTAATTCAAAGAAAAAAAGAGTTGAATGAGCCTTGTGTTTTGGGGTTAGCAACGGGGTCTTCGCCTATAAAAGTTTATGAAGAACTTGTTAGAATGCATCAAGAAGAAGGATTGAGCTTCTCTAATGTAATAACTTTTAACTTGGATGAGTATTATCCTATGGATAAAACCAATATTCAAAGTTATCATTACTTTATGCACGAGCATTTATTTAATCATATTGACATTCTTCCAGAAAGCATAAATATTCCAGATGGTTCCATTCCATCAAATGAACTACATCAATTCTGTATTGATTACGAAATGAAGATTAAAGAATGCGGAGGTCTTGATTTTCAGTTGTTGGGCATTGGCAGAACCGGCCATATTGGGTTTAATGAACCTGGTTCGCACTTAAATTCTGGAACCCGAAGCATAACTTTGGACCACATGACCCGGGTTGATGCAGCATCGGCCTTTTTGGGAATAGATAATGTGCCTAGGAAGGCCATAACAATGGGTATTGGTACTATAAAAAATGCAAAGCGAATTGTTCTTTTAGCTTGGGGAAACAATAAAGCTGAAATTGTTCAAAAATCTATTGAGGGAGATATTACATCCAATATTCCTGCAACATATTTGCAAGAACATAACAATACAACCTTTGTGCTAGATAGTGAAGCCGCATCAGAACTAACAAGGGTTAAAACCCCTTGGTTGGTAACTTCTTGTACATGGACAGATGAATTAAAATTAAAAGCTGTTGTTTGGCTTAGTGAGTTGTTGGGCAAGCCATTTTTAAAGCTTACGGATAAAGATTACAATGATAATGGTATGTCAAGCCTTTTGACAGAGGAAGGTACTGCTTACGATTTAAACATAAAGATGTTTAACAAACTTCAGCATACCATTACGGGGTGGCCAGGCGGAAAATCAAATGCAGATGATACCTACAGACCCGAACGAGCTACTCCTGCGAAAAAACGAGTTATAATATTTAGTCCACATCCCGATGATGATGTAATATCTATGGGGGGTACCTTCGATAGGCTTGTAGAGCAGGGGCATGAAGTACACGTCGCTTATCAAACTTCAGGAAATATTGCTGTTTCTAACGAAGAAGCTTTGAAGTTCGCGGAAGTTTCTTCGGCAATAAATTCATCTTCTAAAGAGTTCGATGATATAATTGATCACCTAAAAACTAAAACTAAAAATGAGATAGACCCCATTGAGGTTAGGAGATTAAAAGGTTTTATTAGAAAGAGTGAATCTTTGGCAGCCACTCGGTACCTGAACGTACCCGATAGTAATGTTCATTTTTTAAACCTTCCGTTTTACGAAACGGGAACGGTAAAAAAAGGAAATCTTACCGAAAAGGATGTGAGCATAATGTGCAATTTGATTGAAACTATTAAGCCCCACCAAATTTATGCAGCGGGAGATTTAGCGGATCCACACGGAACACATAAAGTTTGTTTAGATAGTTTGTTTGAAGCTTTAAAAGTTTTAAAAGATAAAGATTATATGAACGATTGTTGGGTTTGGTTATACCGTGGAGCATGGCATGAGTGGGAAACTTACCAAATAGAAATGGCGGTACCTATGAGTCCAGATCAGGTTTTGAAAAAGCGCCATGCTATTTTCTTTCATCAATCCCAAAAAGACGGTGTTATGTTTCAAGGGGATGATTCTAGAGAGTTTTGGGTGCGTGCCGAAGATAGAAACAGGGCTACTGCCAAAAAATACCACAATTTGGGTTTAGCAGATTATGCGGCCATTGAAGCTTTTAAACGTTATTACTTTAAGTAA
- a CDS encoding alpha-L-fucosidase — translation MKKSITFLVLSLFLLCSCKQKERPPEPYGPCPSEKQLDWHEMELYAFVHFSLNTFTNKEWGYGNESPQLFNPTSLDTRQWARVVKEAGMKGIIITAKHHDGFCLWPSKFTERSVKNSPWKNGQGDVIKELSEACKAYGLKLGIYLSPWDRNHPNYGKSKYITYFRNQLKELLTNYGEVFEMWFDGANGGNGYYGGANETRKINTLEYYDWEGTYKLINKMSPNTLVWGVGPSEARWIGNEEGRAGKTNWSLLRQKDELAGKVHYSEFMNGHEDGEKWVPGEADVSIRPGWFYHEIEDDKVRPLEELVDIYYESIGRNANLLLNLPVDKRGLVNENDIARLKELTAVIKADFKNELLGVSKVTASNTRGNEKVYSARNVVDNNKKNYWATDDGVKTGTMLFEFKKPTEINRIELQEYIKLGQRVKAFNVEAKINEEWLTIASETTIGYKRILRLPRIKASALRVNITDSKSNLVISSVKGYNAPTLVRMPKIERNKKGVISMYSENGNKIYYTIDGTTPNLNSSALYKEPFKQAQAITVKAIAYNVEENMFSDIKTVRYGNSKENWHVLSITGEDLKSSEKIIDGNYSTVCVLEHNNETDPIEVIIDMGATLSIKGFSYFPQQTGNNLNLISSYKFYTSTDNKYWKKQSEGEFSNIKNNPIKQIKTFPYVDARYIKFVSVSAVNQADMVSVGELDVLE, via the coding sequence ATGAAAAAAAGTATAACGTTTCTTGTCCTTTCGTTATTCCTATTGTGCTCTTGTAAACAAAAGGAGAGGCCGCCAGAACCCTATGGGCCATGCCCATCTGAAAAGCAGCTTGACTGGCATGAAATGGAGTTATATGCCTTTGTGCATTTCTCGCTCAATACATTTACCAATAAAGAATGGGGGTATGGAAATGAGTCCCCCCAACTTTTTAACCCCACTTCCCTTGACACGAGGCAATGGGCTCGAGTTGTTAAAGAAGCTGGAATGAAAGGCATTATTATTACCGCTAAACATCATGACGGTTTTTGTCTTTGGCCCTCAAAATTCACAGAACGCTCCGTTAAAAACTCACCATGGAAAAATGGGCAAGGAGATGTTATAAAAGAACTGTCGGAAGCCTGTAAAGCGTATGGGTTAAAATTAGGGATTTATCTCTCGCCATGGGACAGAAACCATCCAAACTATGGAAAATCTAAATATATCACCTATTTTAGAAATCAGTTAAAGGAACTGTTAACCAATTATGGAGAAGTTTTTGAAATGTGGTTTGATGGCGCAAACGGAGGAAATGGTTATTACGGAGGCGCAAACGAAACTAGAAAAATAAATACTTTAGAGTATTATGATTGGGAGGGAACTTATAAATTAATAAATAAGATGTCTCCTAATACATTGGTTTGGGGTGTGGGGCCTTCGGAAGCTAGATGGATTGGAAATGAAGAAGGCAGAGCAGGAAAAACGAATTGGAGCTTGTTAAGGCAAAAAGATGAGTTGGCTGGAAAAGTACATTATTCCGAATTTATGAATGGTCATGAAGATGGTGAGAAATGGGTTCCAGGTGAAGCAGACGTTTCAATTCGCCCCGGTTGGTTTTATCACGAAATAGAAGATGATAAAGTTAGGCCTTTAGAAGAACTGGTAGATATTTATTACGAGTCTATTGGTAGAAATGCTAATTTATTGCTTAACCTTCCTGTTGATAAAAGGGGACTTGTTAATGAAAATGATATCGCTAGATTAAAGGAACTTACAGCAGTGATTAAAGCCGATTTCAAGAATGAACTTTTGGGAGTAAGCAAAGTCACGGCAAGCAATACCAGAGGTAATGAGAAAGTGTATTCAGCTAGAAATGTAGTCGACAATAATAAAAAAAACTATTGGGCCACAGATGATGGGGTTAAAACAGGAACGATGTTGTTCGAATTTAAAAAACCAACAGAAATTAATCGTATTGAATTGCAAGAATACATAAAACTTGGTCAGCGGGTAAAGGCTTTTAATGTTGAAGCAAAAATTAATGAAGAGTGGCTAACAATAGCAAGTGAAACCACAATTGGTTACAAAAGAATTTTAAGATTGCCCCGTATTAAAGCTTCTGCCCTTAGGGTGAATATCACCGATTCAAAATCAAATCTTGTTATTTCTTCCGTTAAGGGATACAATGCACCAACTTTGGTAAGGATGCCAAAGATAGAACGAAATAAAAAGGGGGTGATATCCATGTATTCTGAAAATGGGAATAAAATTTACTACACAATCGACGGAACCACTCCAAACTTAAACAGTAGTGCGCTGTACAAAGAACCATTTAAGCAAGCTCAGGCTATTACAGTAAAAGCGATAGCATACAATGTAGAAGAAAATATGTTCAGCGATATCAAGACGGTTCGCTACGGAAATTCTAAAGAAAATTGGCATGTTCTTTCTATAACGGGAGAAGACTTGAAATCATCCGAAAAAATAATTGATGGGAACTACAGTACGGTTTGTGTGCTAGAGCATAACAATGAAACAGACCCAATAGAAGTAATTATTGATATGGGAGCAACTTTATCCATCAAAGGGTTTTCATATTTTCCTCAACAAACAGGAAATAATTTAAATTTAATATCAAGCTACAAGTTTTACACAAGCACAGATAATAAATATTGGAAAAAACAATCGGAAGGGGAATTTTCCAATATTAAAAACAACCCTATAAAGCAAATAAAAACCTTTCCTTATGTAGATGCTCGTTATATTAAATTTGTTTCTGTAAGCGCTGTAAATCAAGCTGATATGGTTTCAGTAGGTGAGTTGGACGTTCTTGAATAA
- the fucP gene encoding L-fucose:H+ symporter permease, whose product MNYTKQVIVEKKTMLPFILVTSLFALWGFANAVTDPMVQAFKKVLELSNSQAAWVQMAFYGGYFCMALPASIFMRKYSYKVGVLIGLGLYALGALLFYPAAVTEKFWFFCLGLYILTFGLAFLETAANPYTLAMGPKETATQRLNLAQAFNPIGLIVGLLVAQQFVLKNLKSDNIKDFSALDEASKLLVKTSDLMVIRNPYVILGLLVAVMFVVFLVVKMPQSKNDGEIPKIGETFKILFNNKKYTLGVLAQILYVGAQIMCWTYIYQYTEAINMDSVTAGYYQMLAFVLFTLGRAVGTYMLRFINPGKLLMLFALLSICCALGTIFIKGLLGLYCLVMISFFMSLMFPTIYGIALNDLTEEETKIGSAGLVMAIVGGALMPKLQGLVIDIGGHGVTDTVIVGVSEVNFSFMLPLICFVYISWFGFYVYKARTEASQYVIK is encoded by the coding sequence ATGAATTATACCAAACAAGTAATTGTTGAGAAAAAAACAATGCTTCCATTTATTTTAGTAACATCTTTATTCGCACTTTGGGGCTTTGCAAATGCGGTAACAGACCCAATGGTGCAAGCGTTCAAAAAGGTATTGGAACTATCAAATTCTCAGGCAGCTTGGGTGCAAATGGCCTTTTATGGTGGTTATTTTTGTATGGCGCTACCGGCATCTATTTTTATGCGAAAGTACTCGTACAAAGTGGGTGTTTTAATTGGGTTGGGGCTATATGCTTTGGGAGCCCTTCTTTTTTATCCAGCAGCCGTAACCGAGAAATTCTGGTTTTTTTGTTTAGGGCTTTACATTTTAACGTTTGGGCTCGCCTTTTTAGAAACAGCAGCCAATCCTTATACATTAGCTATGGGACCAAAAGAAACTGCAACTCAACGTTTAAATTTAGCACAGGCTTTTAACCCCATAGGCCTAATTGTTGGTTTGCTTGTTGCTCAGCAGTTCGTGCTCAAAAATTTGAAATCCGATAATATTAAAGACTTTAGTGCTCTAGACGAGGCTTCAAAATTGTTAGTTAAAACGTCAGATTTAATGGTGATTCGCAATCCTTATGTGATTTTAGGATTATTGGTGGCTGTAATGTTTGTTGTGTTTCTTGTGGTAAAGATGCCGCAATCTAAAAATGATGGTGAGATTCCTAAAATAGGAGAAACCTTTAAAATCTTGTTTAACAACAAAAAATATACGTTAGGGGTACTTGCTCAAATATTGTATGTAGGGGCCCAAATTATGTGTTGGACATATATTTATCAATATACAGAAGCCATAAATATGGATAGTGTAACTGCTGGCTACTATCAAATGCTAGCCTTTGTGCTATTTACTTTGGGTAGAGCAGTAGGCACTTATATGTTGCGCTTTATTAACCCCGGTAAATTATTAATGCTTTTTGCACTTTTATCTATATGCTGCGCTTTGGGGACAATATTTATAAAAGGATTACTTGGTTTATATTGTTTGGTGATGATTTCGTTCTTTATGTCCTTAATGTTTCCTACTATTTATGGTATTGCTCTTAATGATTTGACGGAAGAGGAAACAAAAATAGGTTCTGCCGGTTTGGTTATGGCCATTGTTGGGGGGGCTTTAATGCCCAAGTTACAGGGGCTAGTAATCGATATAGGAGGTCATGGTGTCACTGATACGGTTATCGTTGGGGTTTCTGAGGTTAATTTTTCATTTATGCTTCCTCTAATTTGTTTTGTTTATATCAGTTGGTTCGGGTTTTATGTCTATAAAGCAAGGACGGAAGCCTCTCAGTATGTTATAAAGTGA
- the trxA gene encoding thioredoxin encodes MSKFSEIINQEQPVLVDFFAEWCGPCKMMAPVLKQVKDAMGNRASIIKIDVDKNQMLASKHQVRGVPTFMLFKKGKMVWRQSGVIEKNEIIRIINANL; translated from the coding sequence ATGAGCAAGTTTTCAGAAATAATTAACCAAGAGCAACCTGTTTTGGTCGACTTTTTTGCCGAATGGTGTGGTCCCTGCAAAATGATGGCACCCGTACTAAAACAAGTAAAAGACGCCATGGGAAACCGGGCAAGCATTATCAAAATAGATGTTGATAAAAACCAAATGTTGGCCTCTAAACACCAAGTAAGGGGTGTCCCCACTTTTATGCTCTTTAAGAAAGGAAAAATGGTTTGGAGACAGTCTGGTGTTATTGAAAAAAACGAAATCATAAGAATAATCAACGCCAATTTATGA
- a CDS encoding TPMT family class I SAM-dependent methyltransferase, giving the protein MDLSEAFWDNRYINGDTGWDLGNISPPLKLYIDQLTDKSLKILIPGGGNSYEAEYLQSKEFKNVFVADISKTALNNISQRVENFPKDHLIHKDFFELKQNFDIILEQTFFCAINPNLRPKYAKKINELLASNGKIVGLLFNVPLNQDQPPFGGNKQEYINYFKPYFDIEIMELSYNSHSSRMGRELFFKMTKRDIAPS; this is encoded by the coding sequence ATTGATTTATCTGAAGCATTTTGGGACAACCGATACATAAATGGAGACACAGGTTGGGATTTGGGCAATATATCCCCTCCTCTTAAATTGTATATTGACCAATTGACTGACAAATCGCTTAAAATCTTAATACCTGGTGGGGGCAATTCCTATGAAGCGGAATATCTTCAATCAAAAGAATTTAAAAATGTGTTTGTGGCCGATATTTCTAAAACAGCTCTTAACAATATTTCTCAACGTGTTGAAAACTTTCCAAAAGACCATTTAATACACAAAGACTTTTTTGAACTGAAACAAAATTTCGACATTATTTTAGAGCAAACCTTTTTTTGTGCCATTAATCCTAATTTAAGACCCAAATACGCCAAAAAAATTAATGAGCTTCTAGCTTCAAATGGAAAAATTGTAGGCTTGCTTTTTAATGTTCCGTTGAACCAAGACCAACCACCGTTTGGTGGAAACAAGCAGGAATACATCAATTACTTTAAGCCCTATTTCGATATCGAAATCATGGAACTCTCATACAACTCCCATAGTTCCAGAATGGGGCGAGAACTCTTTTTTAAAATGACCAAAAGAGATATAGCCCCTTCATAA
- a CDS encoding TolC family protein, translated as MQKIISIITLTLLTWNLLQAQQVVPISKAEVQSKVSEHNTSIKISEEAFKQARADYRQTNAVFLPNITASHTGITTTNPLMAFGSKLNQEVLTQADFNPALLNDSDETKNFATKIEIQQPLINVDGMFQRKAAKSKMEAMSLKTQRTTDYLAFEVDKAYMQLQLAYKAVDVLEKALETAFANKKLADNSFKQGYLQRADVLNVEVRVTEVKNQLQQAKSNVQNASNYLSFLMDDEEYVVYKPSDSLTALARTMDIKTLSENRSDIKAMQLASDAYKAMNNADKMAFLPRLNAFGSYEMYDDKMFQADANGYIIGAQLSWDIFQGSKRFGKAQKSRAEFEKSKLEYNQYISKSKLELNKAKRMLIDAENKLNLSKLALKQSEESLRIRTNRFKEGLEKTSDLLMTETQYAQKELEYYQTIFEYNYALSYVNFLTKE; from the coding sequence ATGCAAAAAATAATTTCAATAATTACCTTAACGCTTTTAACATGGAACCTGTTACAGGCACAGCAGGTCGTTCCCATATCTAAAGCTGAGGTCCAATCTAAAGTTTCAGAGCATAATACTTCAATAAAAATTTCTGAAGAAGCATTTAAACAAGCCCGAGCAGATTACAGGCAAACCAATGCCGTATTCTTGCCCAACATTACGGCTAGCCATACGGGTATTACAACTACCAACCCACTTATGGCATTTGGCTCTAAACTCAATCAGGAAGTTTTAACCCAAGCCGATTTTAACCCAGCGTTGTTAAACGATTCTGACGAAACCAAAAACTTTGCTACAAAAATTGAAATTCAACAGCCTTTAATTAATGTAGATGGTATGTTTCAGCGCAAAGCTGCCAAATCTAAAATGGAAGCTATGTCGTTAAAAACACAACGCACAACAGATTATCTCGCGTTTGAAGTTGATAAAGCTTATATGCAATTACAGTTAGCATATAAAGCCGTAGATGTTTTAGAAAAAGCACTGGAAACTGCTTTTGCCAACAAAAAATTGGCCGACAACAGTTTTAAACAAGGCTACTTGCAACGGGCCGATGTACTTAATGTTGAAGTACGCGTAACTGAAGTAAAAAACCAATTGCAGCAGGCAAAGAGTAATGTTCAAAATGCTTCAAATTACTTATCCTTTTTAATGGATGATGAGGAGTACGTTGTTTATAAACCTAGCGACAGCCTAACCGCTTTAGCACGTACCATGGACATTAAAACCCTATCGGAAAACCGTAGCGATATTAAAGCCATGCAATTAGCCAGCGACGCTTATAAAGCAATGAACAACGCTGATAAAATGGCTTTTTTACCACGCCTCAATGCCTTTGGAAGTTATGAGATGTACGATGATAAAATGTTTCAGGCCGATGCCAATGGCTATATTATTGGTGCGCAATTAAGCTGGGATATTTTTCAAGGTTCAAAACGTTTTGGGAAAGCTCAAAAAAGCAGAGCTGAGTTTGAAAAATCCAAACTGGAATACAACCAATACATTTCGAAAAGCAAGCTTGAATTGAACAAAGCAAAGCGGATGCTAATCGATGCTGAAAATAAATTGAACCTTTCAAAATTAGCGTTAAAACAATCGGAAGAATCATTAAGAATTCGTACCAACCGATTTAAAGAAGGTCTAGAAAAGACTTCAGATTTATTGATGACAGAAACGCAATACGCTCAAAAAGAATTAGAATATTATCAAACCATTTTCGAATATAATTACGCCCTATCATACGTTAATTTTTTAACTAAAGAATAG
- a CDS encoding efflux RND transporter periplasmic adaptor subunit: MKKLYTILSLSTAILVASCGSEDKKAVADNTPAIPVKVAQVSGDNNNPFLAVSGKIQAENSANLSTRMMGYVNSVPVNVGDKVSKGQLLVAINNADLQAQKAQVDANITKATAAFNNAKKDYERFKVLFAQNSASQKEMDDMTANYEMAKAGLEAAKQMKNEINAQFAYTNITAPFSGVITSKTVKKGDMANSGQPLISIEAPGDFEVIAMVPEMEIADIKKDTKVDVNVKSINQTISGTVTEVSTSAAQTGGQYLVKITLDKTDANILSGMFTTVQFPVERKAETTMVLIPKEAIITNGQLSGVYTVSQSNTAILRWLRLGRTFGNEVEVLSGLNANENYIVSADGKLFNGVKISVQ; the protein is encoded by the coding sequence ATGAAAAAACTATATACCATCTTATCACTTTCAACCGCAATATTAGTAGCAAGTTGTGGTAGCGAAGATAAAAAAGCCGTTGCCGATAATACGCCAGCTATTCCTGTAAAAGTAGCGCAAGTTAGCGGTGATAACAACAATCCCTTTTTAGCGGTTAGCGGAAAAATTCAAGCCGAAAACAGCGCCAATTTAAGTACAAGAATGATGGGCTACGTTAATAGCGTTCCTGTAAATGTTGGCGATAAAGTTAGTAAAGGACAATTATTGGTTGCTATTAATAATGCCGATTTGCAAGCGCAAAAGGCACAAGTTGATGCCAATATTACTAAAGCAACAGCAGCTTTTAATAATGCCAAAAAAGACTATGAGCGTTTTAAAGTATTATTTGCACAAAATAGTGCCTCTCAAAAAGAGATGGATGATATGACGGCCAATTACGAAATGGCAAAAGCTGGTTTGGAAGCCGCTAAACAAATGAAAAACGAAATCAACGCCCAATTTGCGTATACCAACATTACAGCGCCATTTAGCGGAGTTATTACCAGTAAAACAGTAAAAAAAGGCGATATGGCCAATTCAGGGCAGCCGTTGATTTCCATTGAAGCACCAGGCGATTTTGAAGTAATTGCTATGGTGCCAGAAATGGAAATCGCAGATATAAAAAAAGATACAAAAGTTGATGTTAATGTAAAATCCATTAACCAAACCATCTCAGGAACAGTAACCGAAGTAAGTACCTCGGCAGCACAAACAGGCGGACAATATTTGGTGAAGATAACATTGGATAAAACCGATGCCAACATCTTATCTGGAATGTTTACTACAGTGCAATTTCCTGTAGAAAGAAAGGCGGAAACGACTATGGTTTTAATACCAAAAGAAGCCATTATCACCAACGGTCAATTAAGTGGTGTGTATACGGTAAGCCAAAGTAATACAGCGATTTTACGCTGGTTGCGTTTAGGTAGAACATTTGGAAATGAAGTGGAAGTATTGTCTGGCTTAAATGCCAATGAAAACTACATTGTTTCTGCTGATGGAAAGTTATTTAACGGAGTGAAAATTAGTGTGCAGTAA